In a single window of the Jaculus jaculus isolate mJacJac1 chromosome 9, mJacJac1.mat.Y.cur, whole genome shotgun sequence genome:
- the Gpatch8 gene encoding G patch domain-containing protein 8 isoform X3, with product MFRPTTVAVDEEGGDEDKEESVTNCGTGAAAACGLGSEFSTDKGGAFTAVQITNTTGLAQAPGLPSQGISFGIKNNLGTPLQKLGVSFSFAKKAPVKLESIASVFKDHAEEGPSEDGTKPDEKSSDQGLQKIGDTDGSATLDGKKDDDDPQDGGSLASALSKLKRMKREEGTGASEPEYYHYTPPAHCKVKPNFPFLLFMRASEQMEGGNSTRSVNAPENKTSSSPKPKGCVKVAANQGAERTTSEVSEQKETTVAESSEPESKTEAKKASGEHVGEQSSESQSQKSSEMQMCESHPSKETSQATPAAKASQEGPRHPTGPFFPVLSKDESTALQWPSELLIFTKAEPSISYSCNPLYFDFKLSRNKDVRAKGTEKSKDVGGPSKDNLQSLDTGEPNKSKEGEENIGHSSESRMDTPTSGAACSSLSKQEPGGSHESENEDTGRSHPSKKERSGKSHRHKKKKKHKKSSKHKRKHKADTEEKSSKAEPGEKSKKRKKRKRKKDKSSAPADSERGPKPEPPGSGSPAPPRRRRRAQDDSQRRSVPAEEGSNSKKDEGGSGSTSQDHGGRKHRGEPPASSCRRRGGAKQRSRSSHRSQPSSGDEDSDDASSHRLHQKSPSQYSEEEEEEEEEEEEDSGSEHSRSRSRSGRRHSSHRSSRRSYSSSSDASSDQSCYSRQHSYSDDSYSDYSDRSRRHSKRSHDSDDSDYASSKHRSKRHKYSSSDDDYSLSCSQSRSRSRSHTREHSGSRGRSHSSSCSRSRSKRRSRSTTAHSWQRSRSRSRDRSRSTRSPSQRSGSRKGSWGRESPEERRSGRRDFIRSKIYRSQSPHYFRPGREGHGKKDDGRGDDSKETGPPSQNSNTVTGRGSEGDCSPEDKNSVTARLLLEKIQSRKVERKPNVCEEVLATPSKAGLKFKDPPQGYFGPKLPPSLGNKPVLPLIGKLPATRKPNKKCEESGLERGEEQEQSETEDGPPGSSDTPFGHQFPSEHTAGPLSAPEEPKSEEAASDQSVALLGTSAHSDCYPGDPAIIHNYLPDPSDGDALEPLDSSSQPGPVDSSLLPIAPDLEHFPSYAPPSGEPSIESADGTEDASLAPLESQPITFTPEEMEKYSKLQQAAQQHIQQQLLAKQVKAFPASAALAPATPALQPIHIQQPATASATSITTVQHAILQHHAAAAAAAIGIHPHPHPQPLAQVHHIPQPHLTPISLSHLTHSIIPGHPATFLASHPIHIIPASAIHPGPFTFHPVPHAALYPTLLAPRPAAAAATALHLHPLLHPIFSGQDLQHPPSHGT from the coding sequence ATGTTCAGACCAACAACAGTGGCCGTAGATGAAGAAGGCGGAGATGAGGATAAGGAGGAATCAGTGACAAACTGTGGAAcgggtgctgctgctgcttgtgGCCTGGGATCTGAATTCTCCACAGATAAAGGGGGGGCCTTCACTGCAGTACAGATCACTAATACCACTGGACTGGCACAAGCTCCTGGATTACCCTCCCAAGGTATCAGCTTTGGCATTAAGAATAATCTGGGAACCCCACTGCAAAAACTGGGAGTGTCCTTTTCCTTTGCCAAGAAGGCTCCCGTCAAACTTGAATCAATAGCATCAGTTTTCAAGGACCATGCAGAGGAAGGGCCCTCTGAAGATGGAACTAAACCTGATGAGAAAAGTTCTGACCAAGGACTGCAGAAGATTGGAGATACTGATGGGAGCGCTACTCTTGATGGtaaaaaagatgatgatgacCCTCAGGATGGAGGGTCCCTTGCCTCAGCCTTGTCCAAGTTAAAGAGGATGAAGCGAGAAGAAGGAACTGGAGCTTCAGAGCCCGAGTATTACCACTACACACCCCCAGCACACTGCAAAGTCAAGCCTAACTTCCCCTTCTTGCTCTTTATGAGAGCCAGTGAACAAATGGAAGGTGGTAACAGTACACGCTCAGTGAATGCCCCAGAGAACAAAACAAGCAGTTCTCCCAAGCCTAAAGGCTGTGTTAAGGTGGCAGCAAACCAAGGAGCAGAAAGGACAACTAGTGAAGTCTCTGAGCAGAAGGAAACCACTGTGGCTGAATCTTCAGAGCCTGAAAGTAAAACTGAAGCAAAGAAGGCCTCAGGAGAGCATGTGGGTGAGCAGAGTTCAGAAAGCCAGAGTCAGAAGTCATCTGAGATGCAGATGTGTGAGTCTCATCCTTCTAAAGAAACTTCTCAGGCCACCCCAGCAGCGAAAGCAAGCCAGGAAGGACCCAGGCATCCCACTGGTCCATTCTTCCCAGTTTTGAGCAAAGATGAAAGCACTGCCCTCCAGTGGCCATCAGAACTATTAATTTTCACCAAGGCTGAGCCCTCTATTTCCTACAGTTGTAATCCTTTATACTTTGACTTCAAACTTTCAAGGAACAAAGATGTCAGAGCTAAAGGGACAGAAAAATCAAAGGATGTAGGAGGCCCCTCAAAGGACAATCTCCAGAGCCTTGATACTGGAGAGCCAAATAAAagcaaggaaggggaagagaatatAGGGCATTCCTCGGAGAGCAGGATGGACACACCTACTTCAGGGGCTGCTTGTAGCAGCCTGAGCAAACAAGAGCCTGGGGGCAGCCATGAGTCAGAGAATGAAGACACTGGGAGAAGCCATCCcagcaagaaagaaagatctgGGAAGTCCCAccgacataaaaagaaaaagaaacacaaaaaatccagCAAACACAAACGGAAGCACAAGGCTGACACAGAAGAGAAGAGTTCTAAGGCAGAGCCTGGGGAGAAGTCTAAGAAGCGCAAGAAACGAAAACGAAAGAAGGATAAGTCATCAGCCCCAGCTGATTCTGAACGGGGACCCAAGCCAGAACCCCCTGGGAGTGGCAGTCCTGCGCCACCAAGAAGACGGCGAAGAGCTCAAGATGATTCCCAGCGAAGATCTGTCCCTGCTGAAGAAGGGAGCAATAGTAAGAAGGATGAAGGTGGCAGTGGTAGTACTTCGCAAGATCACGGTGGCAGGAAACACAGAGGTGAACCTCCAGCTTCATCTTGCCGCCGGAGAGGCGGAGCCAAACAGAGGAGCCGGTCTAGCCATCGGAGCCAGCCCAGTAGTGGAGATGAGGACAGTGATGATGCGTCATCTCACAGGCTGCACCAGAAGTCTCCATCCCAGtacagtgaggaggaggaggaagaagaggaggaggaggaggaagactcaGGCAGTGAGCACTCCCGTAGCCGCTCACGGTCTGGCCGGCGCCATTCCTCACACCGTTCCTCCCGACGTTCGTATTCAAGCAGCTCAGATGCCTCTTCCGACCAGAGCTGCTATAGTAGACAGCACAGTTACTCTGACGATAGTTACAGTGACTACAGTGACCGATCTCGAAGGCACTCGAAGCGTTCTCATGACTCGGATGACTCAGACTATGCCAGCTCCAAACACCGGTCCAAACGACACAAGTACTCATCGTCTGATGATGACTATAGCCTCAGTTGCAGCCAGTCCCGAAGCCGATCTCGGAGTCATACCAGGGAGCACTCAGGATCCCGGGGCCGAAGCCACAGCAGCAGCTGTAGTCGCAGTCGGAGCAAGCGGAGAAGCCGAAGCACCACAGCCCATAGCTGGCagcggagccggagccggagccgagATCGCAGCCGCAGTACCAGGAGCCCTTCCCAAAGGTCAGGCTCCAGGAAGGGATCATGGGGTCGTGAGAGCCCTGAGGAGAGACGTTCTGGCCGTCGGGACTTCATTCGCTCAAAGATCTACCGTTCTCAGTCTCCTCACTATTTCCGGCCAGGTCGAGAAGGTCATGGGAAGAAAGATGATGGCAGAGGAGATGACAGTAAAGAGACAGGCCCACCTTCCCAAAATAGCAATACTGTCACAGGAAGGGGTTCAGAAGGTGACTGCAGCCCTGAAGACAAGAACTCTGTCACTGCCAGACTGCTATTAGAGAAGATCCAATCCAGGAAAGTGGAGAGGAAACCCAATGTGTGTGAGGAGGTGCTGGCCACCCCTAGTAAGGCTGGACTCAAGTTCAAGGACCCTCCACAAGGCTACTTTGGGCCCAAGCTTCCCCCGTCTCTTGGTAATAAGCCTGTCCTTCCACTGATAGGGAAGCTCCCAGCTACCCGAAAGCCCAACAAGAAATGTGAAGAGTCTGGCTTGGAAAGAGGTGAAGAGCAGGAGCAGTCAGAGACAGAAGATGGGCCCCCAGGGAGCAGTGATACTCCATTTGGGCATCAGTTCCCTTCAGAACACACAGCTGGCCCCTTATCAGCCCCAGAAGAGCCAAAGTCTGAagaagctgcttctgatcagtcTGTGGCTCTGCTAGGCACCTCAGCACACAGTGACTGCTACCCTGGGGATCCAGCCATCATCCATAACTACCTCCCCGACCCCAGTGATGGAGACGCCCTGGAGCCCCTAGATAGCAGCAGTCAACCAGGCCCTGTGGATTCCAGCTTGTTGCCTATAGCCCCAGACCTCGAGCACTTCCCCAGTTACGCCCCTCCCAGTGGGGAACCTAGTATTGAGTCAGCAGATGGGACTGAGGATGCTTCTCTGGCTCCCCTGGAAAGCCAGCCCATCACCTTCACCCCTGAGGAGATGGAGAAGTATAGCAAGCTCCAGCAGGCCGCACAGCAGCATatccagcagcagcttctggcCAAGCAAGTGAAGGCCTTTCCAGCCTCAGCAGCCCTAGCCCCAGCCACACCAGCCCTGCAGCCTATCCACATCCAGCAGCCAGCCACCGCCTCTGCCACCTCCATCACAACTGTTCAGCATGCCATCCTACAGCACCAtgctgccgccgccgctgctgccaTTGGCattcaccctcaccctcaccctcagcCACTTGCCCAAGTGCATCATATTCCCCAACCACATCTGACCCCCATTTCCCTGTCCCACCTCACCCACTCAATCATCCCTGGCCACCCTGCCACCTTCCTTGCTAGCCATCCTATCCATATAATCCCTGCCTCAGCCATTCATCCTGGGCCCTTCACCTTCCACCCTGTCCCTCACGCTGCCCTCTACCCTACCCTCCTTGCTCCACGGCCTGCTGCGGCAGCTGCCACTGCTCTCCACCTTCACCCACTACTTCACCCCATCTTCTCAGGTCAGGACCTGCAGCACCCCCCCAGCCATGGCACATGA